A window of the Miscanthus floridulus cultivar M001 chromosome 14, ASM1932011v1, whole genome shotgun sequence genome harbors these coding sequences:
- the LOC136505964 gene encoding protein CUP-SHAPED COTYLEDON 1-like, with amino-acid sequence MERFGVLGTRLGLDGGGGGELPPGFRFHPTDEELITYYLLRKAVDGSFCGRAIAEIDLNKCEPWELPDKAKMGEKEWYFYSLRDRKYPTGLRTNRATVAGYWKATGKDREIRSARSGALAGMKKTLVFYRGRAPEGQKTHWVMHEYRLEGTYSYHFLPSSTRDEWVIARVFQKPGEVPPARKHHHRLSSAGESCFSDSTSASIGGGGGGGGASASSAPRPLLTVTDASSLSLFASAAAANAADGDASSYCSGHGGAANANNGNNLVTGRELVPCFSTSTTTGAALDAAALGIGQPYNAAPLPLAFEPPPTPAFFPNLRSSLQQMQDNNLQLPLFLSAGGMGSLGGGALHHWPPASMEVKVEGRSAPPQMAVGPGQLDGAFGWVF; translated from the exons ATGGAGCGGTTCGGCGTGCTGGGCACGCGTCTGGGcctggacggcggcggcggaggcgagcTGCCGCCGGGATTCCGGTTCCACCCGACGGACGAGGAGCTCATCACCTACTACCTCCTCCGCAAGGCCGTGGACGGCAGCTTCTGCGGCCGCGCCATCGCCGAGATCGACCTCAACAAGTGCGAGCCATGGGAGCTCCCGG ACAAGGCGAAGATGGGGGAGAAGGAGTGGTACTTCTACAGCCTCCGCGACCGCAAGTACCCGACGGGCCTGCGCACCAACCGCGCCACGGTTGCCGGTTACTGGAAGGCCACCGGCAAGGACCGCGAGATCCGCAGCGCCCGCTCCGGCGCGCTGGCCGGCATGAAGaagacgctcgtcttctaccgcGGCCGAGCCCCGGAAGGACAGAAGACGCACTGGGTCATGCACGAGTACCGCCTCGAGGGCACCTACTCCTACCATTTCCTCCCCAGCTCCACAAGG GATGAGTGGGTGATCGCGAGGGTGTTCCAGAAGCCCGGCGAGGTCCCACCCGCCCGCAAGCACCACCACCGCCTGAGCAGCGCCGGCGAGTCCTGCTTCTCGGACTCCACCTCGGCCTCCAtcggcggtggaggaggcggcggcggcgcgtccgCGTCGTCCGCGCCTCGCCCGCTGCTCACGGTGACGGACGCCTCCTCGCTGTCGCTGTTCGCGTCGGCCGCCGCGGCCAATGCCGCCGACGGCGACGCCAGCTCGTACTgcagcggccacggcggcgccgcCAACGCCAACAATGGCAACAACCTGGTCACCGGCCGTGAGCTCGTGCCCTGCTTCTCCACTAGCACCACCACCGGCGCCGCCCTGGATGCCGCCGCGCTCGGCATCGGGCAGCCGTACAACGCGGCCCCGCTGCCGCTGGCCTTCGAGCCGCCACCGACTCCGGCCTTCTTCCCGAACCTGCGTTCGTCCCTGCAGCAGATGCAGGACAACAACCTCCAGCTGCCACTGTTCCTCTCAGCAGGCGGAATGGGATCGCTGGGCGGCGGGGCTCTCCACCACTGGCCCCCCGCCAGCATGGAGGTCAAGGTCGAGGGCCGCTCCGCGCCGCCGCAGATGGCTGTCGGCCCCGGCCAGCTCGATGGCGCCTTCGGCTGGGTCTTCTAG